The Psychrosphaera ytuae genome includes a region encoding these proteins:
- a CDS encoding chemotaxis protein CheA produces MSIDLSQFYEVFIDESFEGLETMEAELLNLQPGEVESEIINNIFRAAHSIKGGSGTFGFNAIAEFTHEIETLLDQIRNGERELEANHIDLMLKSIDCLRDMLRAIQNDEPQESEDAKQLTAQFQAILAEQAAPSGASSDSETEEGEPSQAVSAPAVTKVTNIFDINFTPEPHLFKTGNEPLFIFDDLAEFGELEVVANVQSIPELAELVAEDCYFSWNITLDTTQTEEEVLRVFEWVEDDAKIEVKLVAQFEEEAEEVNDSDKETTKAETPTQDNEVAKDSPKSEASVAKADDDGAVTPPTAQNTSTPKNEFRPVAGKTKATEKSKSDSSSIRVGTDKVDSLINMVGELVITQAMLNELGEDEQFDHSKLTALREGLAQLAHNTRDLQESVMRIRMLPISFVFSRFPRLVRDISQKLDKQVELTLIGEGTELDKTVMEKISDPMVHLIRNSLDHGLETTSERIAAGKDETGNVTLNAYHQGGNIVIEIIDDGRGLNTEKIKQKAIANGLIEETDGLSDQEINELIFQPGFSTADQVSDISGRGVGMDVVKRNINALNGTVEVASEPGVGSTFTIRLPLTLAILDGQLVKVGDNIYIIPLVSIVESLQVDMNKVNSVGGGVDVLRLREEYIPILRLHELFNHPEACQSLQDGLLVVVESDNEKVGLLVDDLLAQQQFVIKSLEANYKKVDGISGATILGSGSISLIVDISGLVKMAGLKKPGQAGLDFAKPLSEAV; encoded by the coding sequence ATGAGTATAGATCTGTCTCAATTCTACGAAGTTTTTATCGACGAGAGCTTCGAAGGTTTGGAAACAATGGAGGCCGAGTTGTTAAACCTTCAACCTGGAGAGGTTGAAAGTGAGATTATTAACAATATTTTTCGGGCTGCACACTCCATAAAAGGAGGCAGTGGAACCTTTGGCTTTAATGCGATTGCTGAGTTTACGCATGAAATTGAAACGCTGTTAGATCAAATTCGCAATGGCGAGAGAGAACTTGAGGCCAATCATATTGATTTAATGCTCAAATCAATCGATTGTTTACGTGATATGTTGCGTGCTATTCAAAACGATGAGCCGCAAGAGTCAGAGGATGCTAAACAGCTCACAGCACAATTCCAGGCTATTTTAGCGGAACAGGCAGCGCCTTCCGGTGCTAGCTCTGATTCAGAAACTGAAGAAGGGGAGCCATCCCAAGCCGTATCAGCACCAGCAGTAACAAAAGTCACTAATATCTTTGACATTAACTTCACACCAGAGCCCCACTTATTTAAAACGGGTAACGAACCTTTATTCATCTTCGACGATTTAGCTGAATTTGGTGAGCTGGAAGTGGTGGCCAATGTTCAATCAATTCCAGAGTTGGCGGAGCTTGTCGCGGAAGATTGTTATTTTTCTTGGAATATCACTCTTGATACTACGCAAACTGAAGAAGAGGTGTTACGGGTTTTTGAGTGGGTCGAAGATGACGCCAAAATAGAGGTCAAGCTCGTCGCTCAGTTTGAGGAAGAAGCAGAAGAGGTTAATGATAGCGACAAAGAAACTACTAAGGCTGAAACGCCTACTCAGGATAATGAGGTCGCGAAGGACTCACCAAAATCAGAGGCGTCAGTAGCAAAAGCAGATGATGATGGAGCCGTCACTCCACCTACCGCTCAAAATACTTCAACCCCTAAAAACGAATTCAGACCGGTTGCGGGAAAAACCAAAGCAACCGAAAAATCAAAGTCCGACTCTAGCTCCATACGCGTAGGAACCGATAAAGTCGACTCTCTGATAAACATGGTGGGTGAGTTAGTAATTACTCAGGCTATGCTTAATGAGCTAGGTGAGGATGAACAATTTGATCACAGTAAATTAACTGCATTACGAGAGGGGTTAGCTCAACTCGCACACAACACCCGAGATTTGCAAGAGAGTGTGATGCGGATCCGGATGTTACCCATTTCATTTGTGTTTTCGCGCTTTCCTAGATTAGTTCGTGACATTTCTCAAAAACTCGACAAACAAGTAGAGCTAACTCTAATTGGTGAGGGGACCGAGCTAGACAAAACCGTTATGGAAAAAATTTCGGATCCTATGGTTCACTTGATTCGGAACTCTCTCGATCACGGCCTTGAGACAACCAGTGAGCGTATCGCTGCAGGCAAAGACGAAACCGGAAATGTGACTCTAAATGCATACCACCAAGGCGGTAATATTGTTATCGAAATCATTGATGATGGGCGTGGGTTAAATACCGAAAAAATAAAACAAAAAGCTATTGCTAACGGCTTAATTGAAGAAACTGATGGGTTATCAGATCAAGAAATCAATGAACTCATTTTCCAACCGGGATTTTCTACAGCCGATCAAGTGAGTGACATATCCGGTCGCGGTGTCGGTATGGACGTTGTTAAGCGTAACATCAATGCCCTTAATGGTACCGTTGAAGTCGCCTCCGAACCAGGAGTAGGCTCGACGTTTACAATCCGGTTACCTCTGACATTGGCGATATTAGACGGTCAACTGGTTAAAGTCGGTGACAATATATACATCATCCCGCTGGTGTCGATTGTTGAGTCACTACAAGTTGATATGAACAAGGTTAACTCTGTCGGTGGTGGCGTAGATGTGCTGCGACTACGAGAAGAATACATTCCCATTTTGCGTTTACACGAATTATTTAATCACCCAGAAGCATGCCAATCACTGCAAGACGGCTTGCTTGTTGTTGTCGAAAGCGACAATGAAAAGGTCGGGCTGTTGGTGGATGACTTACTGGCTCAGCAACAGTTTGTAATTAAAAGCCTCGAGGCAAATTATAAAAAAGTGGATGGTATCTCAGGCGCCACCATTTTAGGTTCAGGCAGTATTTCACTGATTGTTGATATTTCAGGCCTGGTGAAAATGGCCGGGTTGAAAAAGCCAGGTCAGGCAGGACTCGACTTCGCTAAACCGTTATCGGAGGCCGTTTAA
- a CDS encoding chemotaxis protein CheW, which produces MNPEHENADLVQYLTFMMDDEEYGIEILAVQEIRGWETTTVIPNSEDYVKGVINLRGTVVPVIDLRLRFKLPHVEYNELTVVIIVKVEVDGHDKIMGIVVDAVSDVYNIEKQQAKKAPEIGDAENRAYIEGLINVGDKMVVLLDLEKVLAI; this is translated from the coding sequence ATGAACCCAGAGCATGAAAATGCTGACTTGGTGCAATACCTCACATTCATGATGGATGATGAGGAGTACGGCATAGAGATTTTAGCGGTTCAAGAAATCCGGGGTTGGGAAACAACTACGGTGATTCCAAACTCTGAAGACTATGTAAAAGGTGTCATAAACCTAAGAGGAACGGTCGTTCCAGTTATTGATCTTAGACTTCGCTTTAAATTACCTCACGTTGAATACAACGAATTGACGGTAGTAATCATAGTTAAAGTTGAAGTAGACGGTCATGACAAAATCATGGGTATTGTCGTAGATGCCGTGTCAGATGTGTACAACATAGAGAAACAACAAGCAAAAAAGGCCCCTGAAATTGGCGACGCAGAAAATAGAGCCTATATTGAAGGACTAATAAATGTTGGTGACAAGATGGTCGTGCTGTTGGATCTAGAAAAAGTACTAGCAATCTAA
- the nfuA gene encoding Fe-S biogenesis protein NfuA: MIKISESAEQHFVKLLDKQAPNTRIRVFVVNPGTSSAECGVSYCPEDSVEPEDKILQYNGFEAVVDEESQPFLEEAEIDFVTDQMGSQLTLKAPNAKARKVADDAPLKARVQYFIESEVNPGLASHGGHVNLVELTEDGTVVLQFGGGCNGCSMVDVTLKEGIEKQMLQQFDGEVTGVKDITEHQAGEHSYY; the protein is encoded by the coding sequence ATGATCAAGATTTCAGAAAGCGCTGAGCAACACTTTGTCAAATTGCTCGACAAACAAGCCCCTAATACTCGCATTCGAGTTTTTGTGGTCAACCCTGGTACAAGCAGCGCAGAATGCGGCGTATCGTACTGCCCTGAAGATTCGGTAGAGCCAGAAGACAAAATTTTACAATACAATGGCTTTGAAGCGGTTGTTGATGAAGAGAGCCAGCCATTTTTGGAAGAGGCAGAAATTGACTTCGTAACTGATCAAATGGGCTCGCAACTTACCCTTAAAGCTCCTAATGCTAAGGCCCGTAAAGTAGCTGACGACGCACCACTTAAAGCCCGAGTTCAGTACTTTATCGAATCTGAAGTTAATCCAGGCTTAGCAAGTCACGGTGGCCACGTAAATTTAGTTGAGTTAACCGAAGACGGCACTGTTGTATTGCAATTTGGTGGGGGCTGTAACGGCTGTTCAATGGTTGATGTGACATTGAAAGAAGGCATTGAAAAGCAAATGCTTCAGCAGTTTGACGGTGAAGTAACCGGCGTTAAAGATATTACGGAGCACCAAGCTGGTGAGCACTCGTACTACTAA
- a CDS encoding MATE family efflux transporter codes for MNPLIPCRIRIGSKIDNTIWHLAWPMILANISVPLLGFVDTAVIGHLSDSHFLAGTALASLFLSVVFWLMGFLRMSTTGLVAKARGQNDRQRVMLHLWQALLLSGVLGALILILQVPLFSLLTALSADDLAMASTYEAAKSYFDVRVWVAPIALANMVLSGFLIGSGQTRWVLRAVITCNLVNLLLDLLFVPVLGMGVQGVALASIIAEVVQCTMIIWLIRPEIKAVTVKLRDVFSGWATLLKMNGNLFIRSALLQLCLSFMTIYATQFGSSAVALNAIIMQFFLFLSFALDGIAFALESLVGNTLGKQKARRLGMFIKRGVTIGGVFAVGYFLLYLLCSQWVVMLLTDIPELRTQMDPYYKWIYLLPLCSFLSFLLDGVFVGLGWDKAMCNSMAIAAGVFFLVISISSALGNHGLWLGFCLFMLMRGLGQLMILYRQRNQLL; via the coding sequence ATGAATCCTCTGATCCCGTGTCGCATTCGAATAGGCTCTAAAATAGATAATACTATCTGGCACCTAGCTTGGCCTATGATATTAGCAAATATTAGCGTTCCTTTGCTCGGATTTGTCGATACCGCGGTAATTGGCCATTTATCTGACAGTCATTTTTTGGCGGGAACGGCCCTAGCTAGTTTGTTTTTGTCTGTGGTGTTTTGGCTGATGGGTTTTCTTCGAATGTCGACAACAGGTCTAGTCGCTAAGGCTAGAGGACAAAATGATCGGCAACGAGTTATGTTGCACCTATGGCAGGCGTTGTTATTAAGTGGTGTTCTGGGTGCGCTGATCTTAATACTTCAAGTGCCATTGTTTTCTTTGTTAACGGCTTTGTCTGCGGACGACCTTGCCATGGCATCAACGTATGAAGCGGCTAAAAGCTATTTTGATGTTCGAGTTTGGGTTGCGCCAATTGCACTAGCAAATATGGTGTTGTCGGGTTTTTTAATTGGTTCTGGACAAACACGTTGGGTACTGAGAGCGGTTATTACCTGTAATTTGGTTAACTTACTGTTAGATCTGTTATTTGTCCCTGTTCTCGGCATGGGTGTCCAGGGCGTCGCGCTAGCGTCAATAATCGCGGAAGTCGTTCAGTGTACGATGATTATTTGGCTCATACGCCCAGAGATTAAGGCGGTCACAGTTAAACTAAGAGATGTGTTTTCTGGCTGGGCTACGTTACTTAAAATGAATGGTAATTTGTTCATTCGCAGTGCTTTATTGCAGCTATGCTTGTCGTTTATGACGATATACGCTACTCAATTTGGCAGTAGCGCTGTCGCTCTTAATGCCATCATTATGCAGTTCTTTTTATTTTTGTCGTTTGCGTTAGATGGTATCGCCTTTGCGCTTGAGTCACTTGTTGGTAACACATTGGGCAAGCAAAAAGCTCGACGCCTTGGTATGTTTATCAAGCGTGGGGTGACAATAGGTGGCGTGTTTGCCGTAGGGTATTTTTTACTTTATTTATTGTGCTCCCAGTGGGTGGTTATGTTGCTAACGGACATTCCAGAGCTGCGAACGCAAATGGATCCTTACTATAAATGGATTTATCTATTACCACTTTGTAGTTTTTTGAGCTTTTTACTGGATGGTGTTTTTGTTGGCCTGGGCTGGGATAAAGCAATGTGTAACTCCATGGCGATTGCTGCTGGCGTGTTCTTTCTCGTTATTTCCATCAGCTCTGCTTTGGGCAATCATGGCCTTTGGTTAGGTTTTTGTCTGTTTATGTTGATGCGTGGGTTGGGACAACTAATGATCTTGTATAGACAGCGCAATCAATTACTCTAA
- a CDS encoding protein-glutamate methylesterase/protein-glutamine glutaminase produces the protein MIKVLVVDDSKLIRMLVTEIIEKSGDMQVVGEAEDPLEARTLIKQLNPDVLTLDIEMPKMDGITFLKHLMRLRPMPVVMLSTLTAEGAPITLEALEIGAVDFLEKPKANVAAELSRYADVLLDKIRAASKVRISQLLRARKQSEGIKPPSASNLTFKKNHLVAIGASTGGTEAIKEVIKRLPESFSPIVVTQHIPPIFSKTYAERLDRTVAMKVHEAVDGQQIEHGNVYIAPGDRHLVVKKRGSKLFCELHDGEPVNRHKPAVDVLFDSVAEYMGKYSTGVVLTGMGNDGANGLLNLKNAGANTITQDEASCVVYGMPRVAKEMGAGQIELPLDRIADKLMMLASKAV, from the coding sequence ATGATCAAAGTATTGGTAGTAGATGATTCAAAGCTTATTCGAATGTTAGTAACAGAAATCATCGAGAAATCTGGTGATATGCAGGTAGTTGGCGAAGCTGAAGATCCCCTAGAAGCACGAACGTTAATTAAACAACTTAATCCAGACGTGCTCACGCTTGATATTGAAATGCCAAAGATGGATGGGATTACTTTTCTAAAGCATTTAATGCGTTTAAGACCAATGCCTGTAGTGATGTTATCTACTTTGACGGCGGAGGGCGCACCGATTACCCTTGAAGCGCTGGAGATTGGTGCTGTCGATTTTTTGGAGAAGCCCAAGGCCAATGTGGCCGCTGAGCTCAGCCGATACGCCGATGTACTGTTGGACAAAATCAGAGCAGCGTCAAAAGTCAGAATTAGTCAATTACTGAGAGCCCGAAAACAGTCAGAGGGGATAAAGCCACCGTCTGCATCAAACTTGACCTTTAAAAAGAATCACTTGGTTGCGATAGGCGCTTCAACAGGAGGCACAGAAGCTATCAAAGAAGTGATTAAGCGTTTGCCAGAGTCTTTTTCGCCGATTGTAGTGACTCAGCATATACCGCCTATTTTCAGTAAAACATACGCCGAGAGGCTGGATCGTACCGTCGCGATGAAAGTACACGAAGCGGTTGATGGTCAGCAAATTGAGCATGGTAATGTTTATATCGCACCTGGTGACCGCCATTTAGTGGTCAAAAAACGCGGTAGTAAATTGTTTTGTGAATTACATGATGGAGAGCCTGTTAATCGACATAAGCCAGCGGTTGATGTTTTATTTGATTCAGTTGCGGAATATATGGGTAAGTACTCCACAGGTGTGGTACTGACTGGCATGGGAAATGATGGTGCGAATGGATTGTTAAACTTAAAAAACGCAGGAGCCAATACGATTACACAAGACGAAGCGAGTTGTGTGGTGTATGGCATGCCAAGAGTTGCAAAAGAGATGGGAGCTGGGCAGATAGAGCTACCCCTTGATAGAATAGCCGACAAACTTATGATGTTGGCGAGTAAAGCGGTGTAA
- a CDS encoding methyl-accepting chemotaxis protein: MGWLSNLSKPGSTDSDLVLKALKKSLAVIEFEPDGTIITANQNFLNAMGYRLEEIQGRHHSIFVQPSYAETDEYQVFWQNLGQGKFLSSEFLRVTKAGKDIWIQAVYNPVIDENNRVIKVVKVAIDITKQKIIAANHRGQIDAINRSQAVIEFELDGTIIHANDNFLSVMGYSLDEVKGRHHSMFAPPGVAESHEYKAFWQKLGRGEFDSGEYKRIAKDGSEIWIQASYNPVYDSAGKPFKVVKFATDITQEKQESADIRGQLDAIGRSQAVIEFELDGTIIKANDNFLNTLGYKLEEIQGRHHSMFAPPGVAESREYKDFWAKLGAGNFDSGEYKRIAKDGSEIWIQASYNPIYDVNGDPYKVVKYATDITEQKRLEEEARRAADLAQALKTCQASVMIADNDLKIVYMNNDVIRMFRERESVLRQHFGRFDVDNLIGTCVDDFHKNASHQRSMVEKMSQPYNTTINVGPLVFELFATPWINTHGERLGTIVEWVDKTEEDAIEKEIANVIESASNGDLSIRLSVDDKQGFFKQLSEGLNEVVSISEGVIQDTVNMLDALAHGNLTRRIETEYQGMFDKLKRDANATVEKLTEVIGQIDKSATTVAAGAEEMAQGNADLSQRTEEQASSLEETASSMEQMTATVRQNADNAQTANKLAENAATKAESGGEIVSQAVTSMAEINEASKKIADIIGVIDEIAFQTNLLALNAAVEAARAGEQGRGFAVVAGEVRNLAQRSAAAAKEIKDLIRDSVTKVEDGTSLVNQSGEMLQEIVEAVRKVNQTIGDISVASIEQTSGIEQVNKAVSQMDEMTQQNAALVEEASAAGESMSEQARAMRELLSFFKLSEGSSSTYHRPQLSNSSGSANNGITHKKEIMKPSSSDEEWQEF, encoded by the coding sequence ATGGGATGGTTAAGCAATCTATCTAAACCTGGCTCAACAGACAGCGATCTGGTTCTGAAGGCACTCAAGAAGTCTTTGGCGGTGATTGAGTTTGAACCTGATGGGACAATCATAACCGCTAATCAGAACTTTCTTAACGCTATGGGCTATCGCCTAGAAGAAATTCAAGGCCGACATCACAGCATATTTGTGCAGCCAAGTTACGCGGAAACCGACGAGTACCAGGTGTTTTGGCAAAATCTAGGACAGGGTAAATTTTTGTCCAGCGAATTTCTTCGCGTAACGAAAGCGGGTAAAGACATTTGGATTCAAGCCGTTTACAACCCAGTGATCGACGAGAACAATCGAGTCATCAAAGTTGTTAAAGTAGCCATTGATATCACCAAACAAAAAATAATTGCAGCAAATCATCGCGGTCAAATTGACGCTATTAATCGTTCCCAAGCGGTTATCGAATTTGAGCTTGATGGAACTATTATCCACGCCAATGATAACTTTCTCTCTGTTATGGGTTATTCACTTGATGAAGTTAAAGGTCGTCACCATAGCATGTTTGCCCCACCTGGGGTGGCTGAAAGCCATGAATACAAGGCGTTTTGGCAAAAATTAGGGCGCGGCGAATTTGACAGTGGCGAGTATAAGCGCATTGCCAAAGACGGTTCAGAAATTTGGATTCAAGCTTCATATAATCCTGTATATGACTCCGCTGGAAAGCCCTTTAAGGTGGTTAAATTTGCCACCGATATAACCCAAGAAAAACAAGAGAGTGCCGATATTCGTGGGCAACTTGATGCAATTGGTCGTTCTCAGGCGGTAATCGAGTTTGAGCTTGATGGCACTATTATCAAAGCGAATGATAATTTCTTGAATACATTAGGTTATAAATTGGAGGAAATTCAAGGTCGCCACCACAGTATGTTCGCACCTCCAGGCGTCGCTGAAAGTCGAGAATACAAAGACTTTTGGGCCAAACTGGGTGCTGGCAATTTCGACAGCGGTGAATACAAACGAATTGCCAAAGATGGCTCCGAAATTTGGATTCAAGCCTCCTACAACCCTATCTACGATGTCAATGGTGACCCCTACAAAGTTGTTAAATATGCGACAGATATTACTGAACAAAAGCGTTTGGAAGAAGAAGCTAGACGTGCAGCTGATCTGGCTCAGGCGTTAAAAACTTGCCAGGCGAGTGTCATGATAGCGGATAATGATCTGAAGATTGTTTATATGAACAATGACGTAATTCGCATGTTCCGTGAACGAGAATCGGTGTTAAGACAGCACTTTGGTCGATTTGATGTCGATAACTTGATTGGCACTTGTGTCGACGATTTCCATAAAAATGCATCACATCAACGCTCTATGGTTGAAAAGATGTCGCAACCGTACAACACCACAATCAATGTAGGTCCGCTAGTGTTTGAACTTTTTGCGACGCCTTGGATTAATACACACGGTGAGCGACTCGGTACAATTGTGGAGTGGGTCGATAAGACAGAAGAAGACGCAATTGAAAAAGAGATTGCAAATGTTATCGAATCAGCGTCAAACGGTGATTTGAGTATTCGCTTGAGCGTAGATGATAAACAAGGGTTCTTTAAACAATTATCTGAAGGCCTAAATGAAGTAGTGAGTATTTCCGAAGGTGTGATTCAAGATACCGTAAATATGCTTGATGCTTTAGCGCATGGTAATTTGACTCGTCGTATTGAGACCGAGTACCAAGGTATGTTCGATAAGCTTAAGCGAGATGCTAATGCCACCGTTGAAAAACTGACAGAAGTTATCGGCCAAATCGACAAATCAGCGACTACTGTTGCTGCAGGTGCTGAGGAAATGGCGCAGGGTAACGCAGATCTCAGCCAAAGAACCGAAGAACAAGCATCAAGTCTTGAAGAAACAGCTTCCAGCATGGAACAAATGACGGCGACAGTTCGTCAAAATGCAGACAATGCTCAAACAGCCAACAAGCTTGCAGAAAATGCTGCAACTAAAGCCGAATCTGGTGGTGAAATTGTGAGTCAGGCCGTTACAAGTATGGCTGAAATCAATGAGGCGAGTAAGAAGATTGCTGACATTATCGGCGTGATTGATGAAATTGCATTCCAGACCAACCTGTTGGCGCTAAACGCTGCCGTTGAAGCGGCGAGAGCGGGCGAACAAGGCCGAGGATTTGCAGTAGTAGCAGGTGAAGTAAGAAATCTAGCTCAACGCTCAGCGGCCGCAGCAAAAGAAATTAAAGACTTAATACGTGATTCAGTTACAAAGGTCGAAGATGGTACTTCACTGGTTAATCAATCAGGCGAAATGCTGCAAGAAATTGTAGAGGCCGTTCGTAAAGTAAATCAAACCATTGGTGATATAAGTGTGGCTTCGATTGAACAGACTTCTGGAATTGAGCAAGTCAACAAGGCGGTATCGCAAATGGACGAAATGACTCAGCAAAATGCAGCGTTGGTTGAAGAGGCCTCGGCAGCTGGTGAGTCAATGTCAGAGCAAGCACGAGCGATGCGAGAATTACTCAGCTTCTTTAAGTTATCAGAGGGAAGTAGCTCAACATATCACCGACCGCAATTGTCTAATAGTAGTGGGTCGGCAAACAATGGAATAACGCATAAGAAAGAAATTATGAAGCCATCCTCATCTGATGAAGAGTGGCAGGAGTTTTAA
- the cheD gene encoding chemoreceptor glutamine deamidase CheD: MNMDFKPTLPKFEHIKRYYDQSRKTVVAKILPGEYYVTTENEAISTVLGSCISACIWDDKRQIGGMNHFMLPLKGMDHTKAQWEFHDSYSCRYGIWAMECLINELLKYGANRNEMKVKIFGGGTIIKDMTTPIGEQNIRFALDYIANEELPMVGSDVGGPWPRKVLFYPASGRALVKRLQSMHNDTIQRREVQYQSVINEPESVQSDIELF; encoded by the coding sequence ATGAATATGGATTTCAAGCCCACTTTACCTAAGTTTGAGCATATTAAACGATATTACGACCAATCTCGTAAAACAGTCGTCGCTAAAATTTTACCCGGCGAATATTACGTAACAACAGAAAACGAGGCAATTTCTACGGTCTTAGGTTCGTGTATTTCAGCGTGTATATGGGACGACAAACGTCAAATCGGTGGTATGAACCATTTTATGTTGCCTTTAAAAGGAATGGATCACACCAAGGCGCAATGGGAGTTCCACGACAGCTATAGCTGTCGATATGGGATTTGGGCAATGGAGTGTTTGATCAATGAGCTTCTCAAATACGGTGCAAACCGAAATGAGATGAAAGTTAAAATTTTTGGTGGTGGAACTATCATTAAAGATATGACAACGCCGATAGGCGAGCAAAATATTCGTTTTGCATTAGATTATATTGCCAATGAAGAGTTACCTATGGTGGGTTCAGATGTAGGTGGGCCCTGGCCTAGAAAGGTGCTTTTTTACCCTGCGTCTGGAAGAGCATTGGTCAAGAGGCTACAGAGTATGCATAACGATACAATTCAACGAAGAGAAGTCCAGTATCAGTCTGTAATTAACGAACCAGAAAGCGTGCAATCTGATATTGAACTGTTTTAG
- a CDS encoding CheR family methyltransferase, whose protein sequence is MTEKDYRYISRRVYEACGIVLSEQKKDMVYARISRRVRKFGLNSFAEYIQYLEQNEETEFVEFINSLTTNLTSFFRERHHFEFLSGVALQEIKQRHIRDKRVRIWSAGCSLGMEPYSIAMTLFNRFPKGWDFKILATDLDTNVLATATEGVYESNQIDGIADNQLKQFFLHEPATGRYKTKPSLQGNIHFKQLNLLKPWPMSGPFDVIFCRNVIIYFDNETKQMLFERFASMLCPGGYLILGHSETISREHTLFKALGQNIYQRRA, encoded by the coding sequence ATGACGGAAAAGGATTACCGGTATATCAGTCGTCGAGTTTATGAAGCATGCGGTATCGTATTATCAGAGCAGAAGAAGGATATGGTATATGCTCGAATTTCTCGTCGAGTCCGCAAGTTTGGTTTAAATTCATTTGCTGAATATATTCAATATTTGGAGCAAAATGAGGAAACTGAATTTGTCGAATTTATCAATTCGCTTACCACCAATTTAACTTCTTTTTTTAGAGAGCGACATCACTTTGAGTTTTTGTCAGGTGTCGCACTGCAAGAAATCAAGCAGCGCCACATTAGAGACAAGCGCGTTAGGATCTGGTCGGCCGGATGTTCTCTTGGCATGGAGCCTTACTCCATCGCAATGACCTTATTTAACCGCTTCCCGAAGGGCTGGGATTTTAAAATACTAGCGACTGATTTGGACACTAACGTTCTAGCAACGGCAACAGAAGGTGTTTATGAATCAAATCAGATCGATGGCATCGCTGACAATCAATTAAAGCAGTTTTTTTTACACGAACCTGCCACTGGGCGTTACAAGACAAAGCCTTCGCTACAGGGCAATATCCACTTTAAACAGCTAAACTTGCTGAAACCTTGGCCTATGAGCGGTCCGTTTGACGTCATCTTTTGCCGTAACGTTATCATTTATTTTGATAATGAAACCAAACAAATGTTGTTTGAGCGCTTTGCGTCTATGTTATGCCCCGGAGGGTATTTGATCTTAGGTCATTCAGAAACAATTAGCCGAGAGCACACTTTGTTCAAAGCCTTAGGTCAAAATATCTACCAAAGGCGGGCGTAA
- a CDS encoding polysaccharide deacetylase family protein: MQKVLFTLVVIFITAVFTAQTSTAATVLIYHHVDENTPKSTSVTTEQFIEHLELIESLGLKVVPLPVIVNAIKDGTPVDHNWVALTFDDGFRNVYDNAFPILKERNLPFTVFVNPQMVKPSKLYMDWSQLKTLTEHGGDIMNHTLAHENLVQDGLTAKDVEDNILLAEAMIKEKLGQNHKTLAYPFGEYNDVIKGILKKHGFVGFAQHSGAIGNSSDLQALTRFPANGIYANPKTLKAKLNSIPFDFNNQSPTDTMSELGADAPTWTVELDSKDFYQSQLACFITGQNGPYKPEWLTKTSFKISAPESLQTGRVKYNCTAPSIKHSGRFYWTSKLWITLPKDLAQPALTE; the protein is encoded by the coding sequence ATGCAAAAAGTTTTGTTTACCTTAGTTGTAATTTTTATTACTGCGGTGTTTACCGCTCAAACGAGTACAGCCGCCACGGTCTTAATATATCATCATGTGGATGAAAATACGCCGAAGTCCACCAGCGTAACAACCGAGCAATTTATTGAACACTTAGAGTTAATTGAGTCACTCGGCCTTAAAGTGGTGCCCTTACCGGTTATCGTTAATGCAATCAAAGATGGAACACCTGTCGATCATAACTGGGTAGCGCTCACCTTTGATGATGGTTTTCGCAATGTTTATGACAACGCATTTCCTATCTTAAAAGAGCGTAATTTACCATTTACGGTTTTTGTTAACCCGCAAATGGTCAAACCTAGTAAGCTCTATATGGACTGGTCACAACTCAAAACGTTGACCGAACATGGTGGTGACATCATGAACCACACTTTGGCTCATGAAAACCTAGTACAAGATGGTTTGACCGCAAAAGACGTCGAAGACAATATTTTATTGGCCGAAGCCATGATCAAAGAAAAGCTGGGCCAAAATCACAAAACCCTGGCCTACCCATTTGGCGAATACAATGATGTGATCAAAGGTATATTAAAAAAACACGGCTTTGTTGGGTTTGCTCAACACTCAGGAGCTATCGGTAACAGTAGTGATTTGCAGGCTTTAACGCGATTTCCTGCCAATGGTATTTATGCCAACCCCAAAACACTGAAGGCCAAACTCAATAGTATTCCTTTTGACTTTAATAACCAAAGTCCGACTGACACTATGAGTGAGCTAGGTGCTGATGCGCCAACTTGGACCGTTGAGCTAGACTCAAAAGATTTTTATCAGAGCCAATTGGCATGTTTTATTACAGGTCAAAACGGACCTTATAAACCGGAGTGGCTAACAAAAACCAGTTTTAAAATTTCTGCTCCAGAATCGTTACAAACCGGTAGGGTCAAGTACAACTGTACAGCTCCTTCAATAAAACACAGCGGCAGATTTTATTGGACTAGTAAACTTTGGATTACCTTACCAAAAGACTTGGCTCAGCCAGCTTTAACGGAATAA